One Arthrobacter sp. B3I4 genomic window, TCACAGGTCTGCCCTTCAGCTGCGGGCGGCTGCGGAGCTCCACCGAGACGTAGAAGGCGTCCATATCCACGTGCAGGATGCTGCTGCGCCGGAGCTCGCGAAGGTCCGCCTCGCTGTACTGGCGCGCACCTTGATTCACGCCCTGTCTATTGCTGGATTTGTCACTGGGTTGATCACTGGCTCTATTGCTGCGTTGATCGCTGCGTTGATCACTGTGTTTATCGAGATGATTCTCGCTGTCCGGCCCCACACACCAATCCTATGCGCAGGGCCTGACTAAACTGGAGGCTGCATCCGGCTCAACACCAGGAGGAACACCCCCGTGAAGGTTTTTGGAGAGCGCAACCGCGCCGCGGCAGCTGTCGCGGCCGCCGGCGCCTTGTTGGCCCTGGCAGCCTGCACCCCGGGCCAGTCGGCACCTGCCGCATCCCCGGAAGTGTCGTCGGTGACGGCGCCATCGACGGGCTCCACTGCCCAGGCCTCAACCACCGCTCCCCCCAGCCCGTCGGCCGCTCCCGGGACGTCCGCCACCGTGGGAGCCCTCGTCGCGGGGTTCCCGCAGAAACTGCTGCCGGTCATGCCCGGCGCCAAAGTCCAATCCAGCAGTTTCGATAAAACCGGGGTCCCGGCGACCGTCGCCCTGGTGGGGAAAATCGCTTCACCGGCCGCCGACGTCGTGGGCTACTACACCAAGGAACTTGAGAAGCAGGGCTTTAAGGCGGTCCCGGGCGAGACCGTCGGAACCGTCGCGTCAAAGGATTTCCTTCGCGGTGACAACGAAACCGTGAACATCGCGGTTGTGGAGGCGGCCGGGAGCTCCACGTTCACCATTGGCGCCAACGTTGCCGCTGAGTCCGTCAAGTGAGCCTCGCTGAACAACTGCGGATTGAGCAGACGGACTTTGTCGCGGCCGTAGCGGGCAAGCTCACCGACTTCCTGGGCGAGCGCGCCACAGTCATGTCCGCCATTTCCCCGGACATCGACCCGCTGATGGGGTCCATTTCCAATCTCGTCACCGGCGGCAAGCGGCTCCGCGCCCTGATGTGCTACTGGGGCTGGCGGGGCGCCGGCGGCGGCGCCGGTGCTCCCGAGGTGGTCACGGCCGGTTCCGCGCTTGAACTGTTCCAGGCCGCGGCGTTGATCCACGACGACATCATCGACCGGTCGGACACCCGCCGCGGCGGACCGAGCGTCCACCGGCGCTTCAGCGAACTGCATGCTGACCGGGGCTGGGCACTCGATCCCGAGCGCTTCGGCCATGCCGCGGCCATTCTGACCGGCGACCTGTGCCTGTCCTTCAGCGAAGAATCCTTCACCGAGATCGGCGACCGGGCAGCCTCCGGAAGCCGCGCCCGGCTGATCTTTAACCTGATGCGCGCCGAGGTCATGGCCGGGCAGTACCTGGACATCCTGGAAGAGGTTGCCGGCCCGCACCGGGACCGTGCCGGCGCCGTCAGCCGGGCGCAGTCCATCATCCGTTTCAAGTCAGCCAAGTATTCAACCGAGCATCCACTGGCCCTCGGGGGTGCGCTGGCCGGAGCAACGGATGAGCTGCTGCGCGGCTACTCGGCCTTCGCCCTGCCGCTGGGCGAGGCGTTCCAGCTCCGCGACGA contains:
- a CDS encoding polyprenyl synthetase family protein — its product is MSLAEQLRIEQTDFVAAVAGKLTDFLGERATVMSAISPDIDPLMGSISNLVTGGKRLRALMCYWGWRGAGGGAGAPEVVTAGSALELFQAAALIHDDIIDRSDTRRGGPSVHRRFSELHADRGWALDPERFGHAAAILTGDLCLSFSEESFTEIGDRAASGSRARLIFNLMRAEVMAGQYLDILEEVAGPHRDRAGAVSRAQSIIRFKSAKYSTEHPLALGGALAGATDELLRGYSAFALPLGEAFQLRDDVLGVFGDPVTTGKPAGDDLREGKRTVLVAFALDQAAPAESEFIDARLGEPELTTEDVEEIRRIIIDCGALQATESLIAEFGQAAFAALDLLPLDELPKTALRKLAEAAVSRTA